One stretch of Puniceicoccus vermicola DNA includes these proteins:
- a CDS encoding mechanosensitive ion channel family protein, with protein sequence MNQLLSLAQMPTMDNIDNMVAEWALNLATAAIIFFVGKWLAGVARTVFTKVCEKRNIEASLSRFAASVLYYLLMAVVIVAALGKLGVPTTSVVAILGAAGLAVGLALQGSLSNFAAGVMILLFRPFKTGDVIDGGGVVGVIVGIDMLTTEMKSFDGKQMIVPNGKFLDSVITNINAYPSRRVDIEFSISYDDDVDQAREIMLDMLSKDERVLDDPAVTVALMNFGDSAIDMVARAWVAPSNWWGVLSESREKLKKAFDANGISIPFPQQDIHIIKDNSEEPEEAAS encoded by the coding sequence ATGAATCAACTTCTCTCCCTGGCGCAGATGCCGACGATGGACAACATCGACAACATGGTCGCGGAATGGGCTCTCAATCTAGCCACCGCCGCCATTATCTTTTTTGTCGGAAAGTGGCTCGCCGGTGTCGCCCGCACCGTTTTCACCAAGGTCTGCGAAAAGCGGAACATTGAGGCTTCCCTGAGCCGCTTTGCCGCCAGCGTACTATACTACCTTTTGATGGCCGTGGTCATTGTCGCCGCCCTCGGTAAGCTCGGCGTTCCCACCACCTCGGTCGTCGCCATTCTCGGTGCCGCCGGCTTGGCCGTCGGTCTCGCCCTCCAAGGCTCTCTCTCCAACTTTGCGGCTGGCGTGATGATCCTCCTCTTCCGCCCCTTCAAAACCGGTGACGTCATCGACGGCGGCGGGGTTGTCGGAGTGATCGTGGGCATCGACATGCTGACCACCGAAATGAAGAGCTTCGACGGAAAGCAAATGATCGTCCCGAATGGCAAGTTCCTCGACAGCGTCATCACCAACATCAACGCTTATCCAAGCCGCCGCGTGGACATCGAGTTCTCGATCAGCTACGACGACGACGTCGACCAAGCCCGCGAGATCATGCTCGATATGTTGAGCAAGGACGAGCGCGTCCTCGACGATCCGGCCGTGACCGTTGCCCTCATGAACTTCGGCGACAGCGCCATCGACATGGTGGCCCGCGCCTGGGTAGCCCCCTCCAACTGGTGGGGCGTCCTCTCCGAAAGTCGCGAAAAGCTCAAGAAAGCCTTCGATGCAAACGGAATCTCCATCCCGTTCCCGCAACAGGATATCCACATCATCAAGGACAATTCGGAAGAACCCGAAGAAGCCGCTTCTTAA
- a CDS encoding peptidylprolyl isomerase yields the protein MNLHHLFLRPIGLILFLAGSILSAQESVDQMWEPDRPNAIAAKVEGKIITFEQVRREMEPLLRQVSRISSNEQEYNANLNRLQRDVLQNLIDQILIVENFHTKGMTIPKSYIEGEFNDVIQEDFNGERDRFLTYLRSQDQTVRDFRDDLKDKIIVQVMKQQMRRNQAEISPQMIKEFYEENQAQFQRGKEVKLFQISLTPSSEGETVEEKTATVEEMLADGTSFQEVARKMSMDGLARRGGSLGWVGSSDLRRELSDVVFALPEGAVSDPVSFQKSIFFFYVEKIREPGPIPLAEVRGTIEEMLSDQIAREAQENWLQRLREKAYIEYFI from the coding sequence ATGAACCTCCACCACCTTTTTCTTCGGCCTATCGGCCTGATTCTTTTCCTCGCAGGCTCGATTCTTTCCGCTCAGGAAAGCGTCGACCAGATGTGGGAACCCGATCGCCCCAACGCGATCGCCGCCAAGGTTGAGGGGAAAATCATCACCTTTGAGCAAGTTCGCCGCGAGATGGAGCCCCTCCTCCGGCAGGTCTCCCGCATTTCTTCAAACGAGCAGGAATACAACGCCAACCTGAACCGCCTGCAACGGGATGTGCTGCAAAACCTGATCGACCAGATTCTGATCGTGGAGAATTTCCACACCAAGGGGATGACGATTCCGAAATCCTACATTGAGGGTGAGTTCAACGATGTGATCCAAGAAGACTTCAACGGCGAACGGGACCGCTTCCTCACCTACCTGCGTAGTCAGGACCAAACGGTGCGTGATTTTCGCGATGATCTGAAAGACAAAATCATCGTGCAGGTGATGAAACAGCAGATGCGACGCAATCAGGCCGAGATCAGCCCGCAGATGATCAAAGAATTTTACGAGGAGAACCAGGCGCAATTCCAACGGGGCAAGGAGGTCAAACTCTTCCAAATCTCCCTGACTCCCAGCAGTGAGGGAGAAACGGTAGAGGAGAAGACCGCCACCGTGGAAGAAATGCTCGCCGATGGCACCTCTTTCCAAGAGGTCGCCCGGAAGATGAGCATGGACGGCCTGGCCCGCCGTGGGGGTAGCCTCGGGTGGGTTGGCAGCTCGGACCTCCGCCGCGAACTCAGTGATGTCGTTTTCGCCCTTCCGGAAGGCGCGGTCAGTGATCCGGTCTCTTTTCAGAAGAGCATTTTCTTTTTCTACGTCGAAAAGATCCGCGAGCCCGGCCCAATTCCTCTCGCAGAAGTCCGAGGCACGATTGAAGAAATGCTTTCCGACCAGATCGCTCGTGAAGCCCAGGAAAATTGGCTTCAGCGGCTTCGTGAGAAAGCCTACATCGAGTACTTCATCTGA
- the mfd gene encoding transcription-repair coupling factor: MEPVHFPGHLDRYSGVVESALGWMAADWLREHRSTQSFLLAPKFRTALQRAVEISFFRDQLGLSFRILPFPPLAKESGASDGARVEAEWDRAAALAALLDRKKGDNLLFVTTPDALLDPVIPRSQLRAQRLAIRTGEEIPPAELARRLSEELGYDNEPVCERPGEFAVRGNLLDVYPVSLAHPVRIDFFGDEVESIRPFDPTSQLSEGNLREVWIGPTQGSAEGVSDGALADYLDRPTTWILEEPDTLRREHPILFEKPERPTHGKGKLPAPSSSGAPTLARIFERPGAEKDSALLLSEVETVLPLALVSENIPLTTKDPEILRGELIRGLLGADRTAHEESTRLRFLHKVAQLASEGAKVHLVLPGESEENRFREWMAQDAILRDFDPPILHGNLRKGAWRETETGDELYITDREIFGRDRTRLEKISERALPTRNAVDGLLDFSEMVEGDHLVHLTHGICIFRGIAPKEIDGETRELITLEFAEGIRISLPLTEAHLLSRYVGLRKSTPKLGKPGSGIWEKARRSAENSTLDLAAQLLEIQAKRVTTPGHAFAEDTPWQTDFESSFPFRETPDQLAAIQSAKRDMEKDRPMDRLVCGDVGFGKTEVAIRAIFKAVMDGKQAALLVPTTVLCQQHFQSFRDRFADFPLSVEMLSRFRTPSEQKRIRQQLKHGRIDVVVGTHSLLSKSVKFKDLGLLVIDEEHRFGVRQKEELKRMRTHVDVLSMSATPIPRTLYLALAGARDLSVIETPPRDRLPVETMVHPYSEGLIRSAVDQEISRGGQVFYLHNRVKTIRAVEKKLSAMFPRLRIAVGHGQMEEGELEQVMTEFVAGRYDLLLCTTIIESGLDIPNCNTMIIEGADRFGLSQLYQLRGRVGRFNRQAYAYLLLHRHTGVLESARKRLSAIRQYNQLGAGYRIAMKDLELRGAGNLIGSEQSGEIAGVGFDLYCQLLRQSIARLKGEVTASHVRAEVRLDFINRGMGGVRARPVGEARFEVFRKEAVDSGRIKTVAAEIPGEYIPESRIRVDLYRRLGLVSNREEMDRIEKEIADRFGKMPESVKILLAVTRIRLEAEYHQIASVATEGPLLRLKRTGKEGSYVKIGSRFPRLTQKKPLSRLAEITRMIARL; this comes from the coding sequence ATGGAGCCGGTCCATTTTCCAGGCCATCTGGATCGCTATTCCGGGGTGGTGGAATCCGCTCTGGGCTGGATGGCTGCGGACTGGCTCCGAGAACATCGGAGCACCCAGTCCTTTCTCCTCGCGCCCAAATTCCGGACCGCCCTGCAACGGGCCGTGGAAATTAGTTTTTTCCGGGATCAGCTGGGACTTTCCTTTCGGATTCTCCCCTTCCCTCCTCTCGCCAAGGAATCGGGGGCCAGCGATGGTGCCCGAGTCGAGGCGGAGTGGGATCGCGCTGCGGCTCTCGCAGCTCTCCTCGACCGGAAGAAAGGGGATAACCTCCTCTTTGTCACCACTCCCGACGCCCTGCTCGACCCAGTCATTCCCCGAAGCCAATTGCGGGCGCAGCGGCTGGCCATCCGCACGGGGGAGGAAATTCCTCCGGCCGAACTGGCCCGGAGACTTTCGGAAGAACTGGGCTACGACAACGAACCCGTCTGCGAGCGGCCCGGGGAATTTGCTGTTCGGGGGAACCTGCTGGATGTCTATCCGGTCAGCCTCGCACATCCGGTGCGCATTGATTTCTTTGGCGACGAGGTCGAGAGCATCCGCCCCTTCGATCCCACCAGTCAGCTCTCGGAGGGAAATTTACGGGAGGTCTGGATCGGACCGACACAAGGAAGTGCGGAGGGAGTCTCCGACGGAGCTCTCGCCGATTACCTCGACCGCCCGACCACTTGGATTCTGGAGGAGCCCGATACCCTTCGCCGCGAGCACCCCATACTTTTCGAAAAGCCAGAACGCCCAACCCACGGAAAGGGGAAACTGCCTGCACCGAGTTCAAGCGGAGCCCCCACTCTCGCCCGCATTTTTGAGCGACCGGGCGCGGAAAAGGATTCCGCCCTCCTCCTGTCCGAAGTCGAAACGGTGCTGCCCCTGGCTCTCGTCTCCGAAAATATTCCGCTCACGACCAAGGATCCCGAGATTCTCCGCGGCGAACTCATCCGCGGCCTCCTCGGGGCCGACCGCACCGCCCACGAGGAATCGACCCGCCTACGATTCCTCCACAAAGTCGCCCAACTCGCCTCCGAAGGCGCCAAAGTCCACCTAGTACTTCCCGGAGAGAGCGAGGAGAACCGATTCCGCGAGTGGATGGCTCAGGACGCCATCCTCCGTGACTTCGATCCTCCCATCCTCCACGGCAATCTTCGGAAAGGCGCTTGGCGGGAAACTGAAACCGGCGACGAACTCTACATCACCGACCGGGAAATCTTCGGCCGTGACCGCACTCGCCTCGAAAAGATTTCTGAACGGGCCCTGCCGACCCGCAACGCCGTCGATGGCCTTCTCGATTTTTCGGAAATGGTCGAGGGCGATCACCTCGTGCACCTCACCCACGGGATCTGTATCTTCCGCGGCATCGCCCCGAAGGAGATTGACGGGGAAACCCGCGAACTCATCACCCTCGAATTCGCCGAGGGCATTCGTATCTCGCTGCCCCTGACGGAGGCTCACCTCCTCTCCCGCTATGTCGGCCTGCGTAAGTCCACTCCCAAGCTGGGTAAGCCGGGATCGGGGATTTGGGAGAAGGCCCGCCGCTCTGCCGAGAATTCCACCCTCGACCTCGCGGCCCAGCTCCTCGAGATCCAAGCAAAGCGAGTCACCACCCCTGGCCACGCCTTCGCCGAAGACACCCCGTGGCAGACAGACTTCGAGTCCTCCTTCCCTTTTCGAGAGACTCCCGACCAGCTGGCCGCCATCCAATCCGCTAAACGCGACATGGAAAAAGATCGCCCGATGGACCGCCTGGTCTGCGGAGATGTCGGTTTCGGCAAAACCGAGGTGGCCATCCGCGCCATTTTCAAAGCGGTGATGGATGGGAAGCAAGCGGCCCTCCTCGTGCCGACCACGGTTCTGTGCCAGCAACATTTTCAGAGCTTTCGCGACCGATTCGCCGATTTCCCACTCAGTGTGGAAATGCTCAGCCGCTTCCGCACTCCAAGCGAACAGAAACGTATCCGGCAGCAATTGAAGCATGGACGCATCGACGTGGTCGTCGGAACTCACAGCTTGCTGAGTAAATCGGTAAAGTTCAAAGACCTCGGCCTTCTCGTCATCGATGAGGAGCATCGTTTCGGAGTCCGACAGAAAGAGGAGCTCAAGCGGATGCGCACCCACGTCGACGTACTCAGCATGAGTGCGACCCCGATCCCCCGCACACTCTACCTCGCCCTCGCCGGCGCCCGCGATCTGAGTGTGATCGAAACCCCACCCCGCGATCGACTTCCGGTCGAGACCATGGTGCACCCCTATTCCGAGGGTCTCATCCGTTCGGCCGTCGATCAGGAAATCAGCCGCGGCGGCCAAGTCTTTTACCTGCACAACCGGGTGAAAACGATTCGCGCCGTCGAAAAAAAACTCAGCGCTATGTTTCCGCGCCTCCGGATCGCCGTCGGGCACGGGCAGATGGAAGAAGGCGAACTTGAGCAGGTAATGACCGAGTTTGTCGCCGGACGCTACGACCTCCTCCTCTGCACCACCATTATCGAGTCCGGACTGGATATCCCGAACTGCAATACGATGATCATCGAGGGGGCCGACCGGTTTGGACTCTCCCAACTCTACCAGTTGCGAGGCCGCGTAGGACGATTCAATCGGCAAGCCTACGCCTATCTCCTCCTCCACCGCCACACCGGCGTCCTCGAATCGGCCCGCAAACGGTTGTCGGCCATCCGCCAATACAACCAGCTTGGAGCCGGCTACCGGATTGCGATGAAAGATTTGGAGCTTCGCGGAGCCGGGAATTTGATCGGCTCCGAACAGAGTGGAGAAATCGCGGGAGTCGGCTTCGACCTCTACTGCCAATTGCTCCGCCAGAGCATCGCTCGGCTCAAAGGAGAGGTCACGGCTTCCCACGTCCGGGCCGAGGTGCGGCTCGATTTCATCAACCGCGGTATGGGTGGAGTGCGGGCAAGGCCCGTCGGAGAAGCCCGGTTCGAAGTTTTCCGCAAAGAGGCCGTGGACTCTGGCCGCATCAAAACCGTGGCCGCCGAGATCCCGGGCGAGTATATTCCCGAGTCACGCATCCGCGTCGACCTCTACCGTCGCCTCGGACTCGTTTCGAACCGGGAAGAGATGGACCGGATCGAAAAGGAGATCGCCGACCGCTTCGGCAAAATGCCCGAATCCGTGAAGATTCTCCTCGCCGTCACCCGGATTCGCCTCGAAGCCGAGTATCACCAAATCGCCTCTGTCGCGACCGAAGGACCCCTTCTCCGGCTCAAAAGAACCGGGAAGGAAGGGAGCTACGTAAAAATCGGATCGCGCTTTCCCCGCTTGACCCAGAAAAAGCCCCTTTCCAGATTGGCAGAAATCACTAGGATGATTGCGCGTCTATGA